The following are from one region of the Nicotiana tabacum cultivar K326 chromosome 3, ASM71507v2, whole genome shotgun sequence genome:
- the LOC107770569 gene encoding uncharacterized protein LOC107770569, which produces MFPSGNSSGNPILQCAIPSFYSSNSSFLGLNGNQILLHQHQDQLSTHYLAANNGHLIDNSSSVMFANNVIHNKSNNQEICYPLNKMIKKPMKKDRHSKILTSQGHRDRRVRLSIGVARKFFDLQDMLGFDKPSKTLDWLFIKSKLAIEELTTGQMNTTSPNESSAAKKSPSINSECEDVVLSRAKQEEAILNLVARESRVKARERARERTIKKVWSQIEAKINSSSVVKEQTKIDEIKQMIHGSVLVERKNIKSSSSTLGFHHPNLSGPEQAAANSHYKSSSSSTRNWDHDVNRTIMNSSLSAVMATISTSSQVVQGCDQKSWDSYQCSQI; this is translated from the exons atgtTCCCTTCTGGAAATAGTAGTGGGAACCCTATTCTCCAGTGTGCAATACCATCTTTTTACAGCTCTAATTCTTCCTTTCTTGGCCTTAATGGCAACCAAATACTCCTTCATCAACATCAAGATCAACTCTCTACTCATTACTTAGCTGCTAATAATGGTCACTTAATCGACAACAGCAGCTCGGTGATGTTTGCAAACAATGTCATCCACAACAAGTCAAATAATCAAGAAATTTGCTATCCTTTAAATAAGATGATCAAGAAACCTATGAAAAAGGATAGACACAGTAAAATTTTGACATCACAAGGTCATAGGGATCGGAGAGTGAGATTGTCCATTGGGGTTGCTCGTAAGTTCTTTGATCTACAAGATATGCTTGGTTTTGACAAACCAAGTAAAACCCTTgattggctatttataaaatccAAATTAGCCATTGAAGAGCTCACTACTGGTCAAATGAACACCACCAGCCCTAATGAGTCATCAGCAGCAAAGAAAAGTCCATCTATTAATTCAGAATGTGAGGACGTTGTTCTTTCAAGAGCAAAACAAGAGGAGGCTATACTTAATTTGGTTGCTAGAGAGTCAAGGGTAAAGGCTAGAGAAAGAGCTAGAGAAAGAACAATCAAGAAAGTTTGGAGCCAAATTGAAGCAAAAATTAACTCATCATCAGTAGTAAAGGAACAGACGAAGATTGATGAAATTAAACAAATGATTCACGGATCTGTACTTGTAGAAAGGAAGAATATCAAGTCTTCTTCCTCAACTTTGGGTTTTCATCACCCGAATCTCAGTGGTCCGGAACAGGCTGCAGCTAATTCTCACTACAAAAGCTCCTCTTCTAGTACCCGAAATTGGGATCATGACGTTAATCGAACAATAATGAACTCCAGCTTAAGTGCAGTTATGGCTACAATAAGTACCTCATCGCAAG TTGTTCAAGGTTGCGATCAGAAATCATGGGACTCATATCAGTGCAGCCAAATCTAA